The following proteins come from a genomic window of Candidatus Neomarinimicrobiota bacterium:
- the rnr gene encoding ribonuclease R produces the protein MRKKLLAIFNQNPGKLFRQKEILHRMKVKQGEVGAVKILLKEMVKKGEINLIKGKHYGLPRQPNKIEGVLTVTQKGFGFVITEDDSEDIFIGRRSMADAIHKDRVQVKLKKNQGPQGLKGRIEKVLERGSDQFIGITYRYAGKLFMEISPVNPGRGIRLIKAKKDLGEGQIVKAKVKDWGNAFDPIIAELVTVIGKAEDPSNDMKMILNKYDYTQEFPGKVNQAVHNFSQKSIEKEVPNRRDLRQWNSFTIDPVDAKDFDDAISIKQNRDGYVLGVHIADVSHFVTPNSPIDREAIIRATSVYFTEGVVHMLPEELSANLCSLKPNVDRLAVSAIIKMDKNFNVLETEILPTVINSKARFTYQDVQDIVDGKTSHSAKNEIIMLKRLAKQLFKNRSDAGSIDFDIPEPIFEMGEKGIPHEIRPSERMESHRIVEECMLLANQLVAAEIPKLLPKKYPFVYRVHPKPDNLKVERFINLLKLLHLDIPIPQGELSPNDIKNVLKHVEDSPYRSLIETVALRTMSKAEYGMTNAGHFGLAFDHYTHFTSPIRRYPDLMVHRMIKMVCDQSFEPKSDWHEMMEKAVNFSNQAELQALSAEREYIKMKQLRWLGERMGQSFEGIISGVVNFGFFVGLDLSLAEGLVHTETLEGDEYSYDPDHYCLRGRKYKKEFRLGDRVKVKLLDVLFDKQRANFVLDNG, from the coding sequence ATGCGTAAAAAACTATTAGCCATATTTAATCAAAACCCCGGAAAGTTATTCCGGCAAAAAGAAATACTCCATAGGATGAAGGTAAAGCAGGGCGAAGTTGGTGCTGTTAAAATCCTTCTGAAAGAAATGGTAAAAAAAGGGGAGATAAATCTCATTAAAGGAAAACATTATGGGTTGCCGAGGCAACCTAACAAAATAGAGGGCGTATTGACCGTCACTCAAAAGGGCTTCGGTTTTGTTATAACCGAAGATGATTCAGAAGATATTTTCATCGGCCGACGATCCATGGCGGATGCCATTCATAAAGATCGCGTTCAGGTAAAGTTGAAAAAGAATCAAGGACCCCAAGGATTAAAAGGTCGAATTGAAAAAGTGCTGGAACGGGGATCTGATCAATTCATTGGTATAACCTATCGTTATGCTGGAAAACTGTTTATGGAAATTTCGCCTGTTAACCCTGGTCGGGGAATTCGGCTTATTAAAGCGAAAAAAGATTTGGGCGAAGGTCAAATTGTAAAAGCGAAGGTTAAGGATTGGGGTAATGCCTTTGACCCCATTATTGCTGAATTGGTGACTGTCATTGGTAAAGCGGAAGATCCATCCAATGATATGAAAATGATCCTCAATAAGTATGATTATACCCAGGAATTCCCGGGGAAGGTGAATCAAGCGGTTCATAATTTCAGTCAAAAATCTATCGAAAAAGAAGTACCTAATCGACGAGATTTGAGACAATGGAACAGTTTTACTATCGACCCGGTGGATGCAAAAGATTTTGATGATGCTATTTCGATTAAGCAAAATCGGGATGGTTATGTTTTGGGCGTCCATATTGCGGATGTGAGTCATTTCGTAACACCCAATTCACCTATCGATAGAGAGGCCATTATTCGCGCTACATCGGTCTATTTTACCGAAGGTGTGGTCCACATGCTACCCGAGGAACTATCTGCTAATCTTTGTTCGCTCAAACCCAACGTAGATCGCCTCGCTGTTTCGGCTATCATAAAAATGGACAAAAACTTTAATGTGTTAGAAACAGAAATTTTGCCCACGGTGATTAACAGTAAAGCGCGATTCACTTATCAAGATGTTCAGGATATTGTTGATGGCAAAACAAGTCATTCCGCAAAGAATGAAATCATTATGCTCAAGCGATTGGCAAAACAGCTTTTCAAAAATCGGTCTGATGCGGGGAGTATAGATTTTGATATTCCTGAACCCATTTTTGAAATGGGCGAAAAAGGCATACCCCATGAAATTCGTCCTAGCGAACGGATGGAATCCCATCGCATCGTGGAAGAATGTATGCTTTTAGCCAATCAACTGGTGGCGGCAGAAATTCCAAAATTACTACCGAAGAAATATCCATTTGTTTATCGCGTCCACCCCAAACCGGACAATCTGAAAGTGGAACGATTTATTAACCTTCTGAAATTATTGCATCTTGATATTCCAATTCCCCAAGGTGAACTGTCGCCCAATGATATTAAAAATGTTCTGAAACATGTAGAAGATTCACCATATCGATCTTTGATCGAAACGGTAGCGCTCAGAACCATGAGTAAAGCTGAGTATGGCATGACTAATGCAGGACACTTCGGATTGGCATTTGACCATTATACCCACTTTACATCACCCATTCGCCGCTATCCCGATTTGATGGTTCACCGTATGATTAAAATGGTCTGCGACCAATCATTTGAACCGAAATCGGATTGGCATGAAATGATGGAAAAAGCAGTTAACTTCTCCAATCAAGCAGAACTTCAGGCTTTATCAGCAGAACGAGAATATATCAAAATGAAGCAGTTGCGCTGGCTGGGAGAACGAATGGGCCAATCTTTTGAGGGTATCATTTCTGGTGTGGTCAATTTTGGCTTTTTT